The window GAGCTGCAACAGCCCCACCGATGACACTACCGGCGGCACAGCGAAGGGCAGCAGGATCAGGATGTTCATCAGTGCATCAAGTTTCGGGAAGTGGTAATGCACCACGAACAGCAGCGGCAGAATCAGCACCACCGACAAAATCAGCGCACCGACACACACCAGCAGCGACTGCCCGAAGGCATGCAGAAAACGTGGATCGCTCCACAGCTGGATGTACCACTTGAAGGTAAAGCCGCTGGGCAGAATCGTCGCCGACCAACTGCTGGCGATCGAGTAGATCAGCGTCCCGGCCAGCGGCAGCAACAGAATGGCGAACAGCACATACACCACGACGCGGTGATAGACACCGACGGGGCCCAGTTCAGCGCGAGACATGGTAGCTCCTCTTCAACAGCAACTGATGCACGATGGTCACCAGGGTCATCAATGCCACGAGCACCACGGCCAGGGCGCTGGCCAGGTTCGGATCAAGGGAAATGTCGCCGGAGACCATCGCCGCGATGCGGATCGGCAGCACGTTGAAGTTGCCGGTGGTCAGCGCGTAGACCGTGGCGTAGGCGCCAAGGGCGTTGGCCAGCAGGATCACGAAGGTGCCGAGCAGCGCAGGCGTCAGCACTGGCAAGCCGATGTGCCGCCAGAACTGCCAGCCGTTGGCGCCGAGCAGTTCGGCGGACTCACGCCAGTCTTCGCGTAAAGCGTCGAAGGCTGGGTACAACAGCAGCACGCCCAATGGAATCTGGAAGTAGGTGTAGAGAATGATCAACCCGGTTTTCGAGTACAGGTTGAAGTCCTGAATGATCCCGGCCTGCTTGAGCATGATGGTGAAGCTGCCGTTGAAGCCCAGCAGGATGATGAACGCGAAGGCCAAAGGTACACCGGCGAAGTTGCTGGTCATGTTGGCGAAAGCATTCACGAAGTTACGCAGTTTCGAATCGACCCGACGCAGGGAATAGGCGCCGAGTACCGCGATGATGATGCCGAATACGCTGGACCAGAAACTGATCTCGAGGCTGTACTGGATCGCCTGCAAATAGAACTTCGAATTGAAAATCTTGGTGAAGTTGGCCAGGCCCCAGCCGAACTCTTCCGACTGCAAACTGTTGATCATCACCCAGACCAGCGGTGCGATCTCGAACACGATAAAAAACAGGGCGAAAGGTACCAGGCACAACGCTGCCAGCCACTTGCCACGGGTCATGGAGTTCACTTGAGCAGCTCCCGGCAGACAGGTTTGTCGTGGGCCACGCCCAGCAACTCGCAGACAGTGCCGCAGATTTGTGTTTGTTTCGGCGCCGCATCGGCATTGAAACTGAAGGCGTCGCCGAGCACGAACAGCGGCACTTCGCGTTCTTCGGGCAGCAGACCGTTGTGAGAGCGGTCGTTGTTCATGCCATGGTCGGCGGTCACCAGCACCTGATAGCCAGCGTCGAGCCAGCCTTGCAGGTAATCCGCGAGATAGATGTCGGCGAAGCGCGCACTGTTGCGGTATTGCGCAGTGTCGAGGCCGTGCTTGTGCCCGGCGTCGTCGATGTTCATGGGGTGGATCAACAAGAAGTTCGGCGCGTGGCGCAGACGCAGGTTTTCGGCGTCGGCGAACAGGTGCGAATCCGGATAGTGATCGTTCCAGTAGAAGTGACCGTGCTGGATCGGCAGGTCGGGGCTGTCGGTGTGACGATCCCGGGCGGCCACGAACGGCGAGCGGTTATACAGCTCGCTGACCCAGTGATAGGCCGCGGCGGCGGTGGTCAGCCCGGCATCCGTGGCGTAGTGATAAATGCTGCGCTGGTTGGACAGGCGCGAGACGTTGTTGTGGACGATGCCGCTCTCGATCGGCGGGACGCCGGTAAGGATGCATTCGTAAAGCGGTCGGGACAGGGCCGGCAGTTCGCACTCCAGTTTGTAGAGTGCCGCGCGTCCTGCGCCGATATAAGCCTGCAGGTGCCCCATGGCGTGGCGCGCGACCTCGTAGTTGAGGCCGTCGAGCACGACAAGGATGACGTTGTGCTTCATAGGGCAAAACTCCGCGAAACAGATGATTCAGGTACGCAACCAATTCCCCTGTGGGAGCGAGCCTGCTCGCGATGGCGGCGTGTCAGTCAACATATGTGCTGAATGTAAGTTCGCTATCGCGAGCAGGCTCGCTCCCACATTGGATCTCCAGTGGATCTCCAATGTGGGGTTTTACAGGGTTACTTCATCTCGACGAGGACTTCTTCGTTCCACTTCTGCGGCAAAGCCTTGGAAGTCTTTTCCCACGCATCCGCGTCTTTGATCGGCGTGACCTTTTTGTACTGCTCGTTAGGCAGCAGCTTGGCCTGCACGTCAGCCGGCAGCGTGATGTGCTCGGCGCGGATCGGACGGGCGTTGCCTTTCGCCAGGTTGATCTGACCGGCATCGCTGAAGATGTATTCGCGAGTCAGCTTGGCTGCGTTCGGGTTCTTCGCGTATTTGTTGATGATGGTCGTGTAGCCGGAAATCACCGAACCATCGGACGGGATCAGCACCACGTAATCATCCGGGTTGGCCATCTTGGCTTTGTAGCTCAGGCCGTTGAAGTCCCAGACCACGCCGACTTCGATTTCACCCTTTTCCATCGTGGCGATGGTCGGGTTGGCCATGGACAGGCGGCCTTGTTTGGCAATGTCTGCAAACAGCAACAGCGCTGGCTGCAGGTTCTTCTCGTCGCCACCGTTGGCCAATGCTGCGGCCAGAACGCCGTTAGCGGCTTGGGCGGCGGTGCTCACGTCACCGATCGAGACTTTGTATTTGCCGGTTTTCAGGTCAGCCCATTTGGTCGGGGCTTCGGAACCGTGCAGCAACTTCTTGTTGATGATGAACGCGATGGTGCCGGTGTACGCCAGCGCCCAGTTGCCGTCCTTGTCTTTGGCCCAGTCCGGGATCTGATCCCAGGTGCTCGGTTTGTAAGGTTGCACCACGCCTTGTTTGACCGCGATCGGGCCGAAGGCTGCACCAACGTCGCCGATGTCGGCGCTGGCGTTGTCTTTCTCGGCGGCGAACTTGGCGATTTCCTGCGCCGAGCTCATGTCGGTGTCGATGTGTTTCAAGCCGTATTTTGTGGCCAGGTCTGCCCAGGTGCCTTTCCAGTTG is drawn from Pseudomonas sp. 31-12 and contains these coding sequences:
- a CDS encoding ABC transporter permease subunit, with translation MTRGKWLAALCLVPFALFFIVFEIAPLVWVMINSLQSEEFGWGLANFTKIFNSKFYLQAIQYSLEISFWSSVFGIIIAVLGAYSLRRVDSKLRNFVNAFANMTSNFAGVPLAFAFIILLGFNGSFTIMLKQAGIIQDFNLYSKTGLIILYTYFQIPLGVLLLYPAFDALREDWRESAELLGANGWQFWRHIGLPVLTPALLGTFVILLANALGAYATVYALTTGNFNVLPIRIAAMVSGDISLDPNLASALAVVLVALMTLVTIVHQLLLKRSYHVSR
- a CDS encoding alkaline phosphatase family protein — translated: MKHNVILVVLDGLNYEVARHAMGHLQAYIGAGRAALYKLECELPALSRPLYECILTGVPPIESGIVHNNVSRLSNQRSIYHYATDAGLTTAAAAYHWVSELYNRSPFVAARDRHTDSPDLPIQHGHFYWNDHYPDSHLFADAENLRLRHAPNFLLIHPMNIDDAGHKHGLDTAQYRNSARFADIYLADYLQGWLDAGYQVLVTADHGMNNDRSHNGLLPEEREVPLFVLGDAFSFNADAAPKQTQICGTVCELLGVAHDKPVCRELLK
- a CDS encoding ABC transporter substrate-binding protein; protein product: MKKLFLASLLGSTIAMCSAAMAADDLKTLEAAAKAEGAVNSVGMPDDWANWKGTWADLATKYGLKHIDTDMSSAQEIAKFAAEKDNASADIGDVGAAFGPIAVKQGVVQPYKPSTWDQIPDWAKDKDGNWALAYTGTIAFIINKKLLHGSEAPTKWADLKTGKYKVSIGDVSTAAQAANGVLAAALANGGDEKNLQPALLLFADIAKQGRLSMANPTIATMEKGEIEVGVVWDFNGLSYKAKMANPDDYVVLIPSDGSVISGYTTIINKYAKNPNAAKLTREYIFSDAGQINLAKGNARPIRAEHITLPADVQAKLLPNEQYKKVTPIKDADAWEKTSKALPQKWNEEVLVEMK